Proteins encoded by one window of Arachis ipaensis cultivar K30076 chromosome B04, Araip1.1, whole genome shotgun sequence:
- the LOC110271026 gene encoding uncharacterized protein LOC110271026: MRARARDQRVRGGHRRNAAAAAAIAVVEEGVRRRERERRFADEMEREDEDATRERRLFRRALSSLLGSIEAAAAARACRAPVLTFGFYDYFLRFIGAVFDAKGADAILSFEKFCCNLPRPLLQVPISIWISFLNSILIHLLINWVD, translated from the exons ATGAGAGCGCGAGCGAGAGACCAGAGAGTGAGAGGGGGTCACCGCCGCAATGCCGCTGCAGCTGCTGCCATCGCCGTCGTGGAGGAGGGAGtccggaggagagagagagaaagacgaTTCGCAGACGAGATGGAGAGAGAGGACGAAGACGCGACGCGAGAGAGGAGGTTGTTCCGCCGTGCACTGTCGTCGCTCCTGGGGTCAATTGAAGCCGCCGCCGCTGCTAGGGCTTGCCGTGCTCCTGTCCTCACTTTCGGCTTCTACGATTACTTCCT GCGTTTCATCGGTGCCGTTTTCGACGCCAAGGGTGCGGATGCAATTCTCTCTTTTGAAAAGTTCTGCTGCAATCTCCCCAGACCTCTTCTTCAGGTTCCGATTTCTATTTGGATTAGTTTTCTCAATTCGATTTTGATCCATCTGCTAATTAATTGGGTTGATTAA
- the LOC107639231 gene encoding putative kinase-like protein TMKL1 (The sequence of the model RefSeq protein was modified relative to this genomic sequence to represent the inferred CDS: added 31 bases not found in genome assembly): MAVLNAFSLSFFFLVFVTFVVSISSEPLPQPVVSSTDVELLLFKIKSSLQGNTNGEENLVLSSWNSSVPLCQWRGLKWIFSSGTPLSCTDLSSPQWTNLSLHKDPSLHLQSLQLPSANLSGSLPRELGEFPLLQSLYLNINSLKGTVPLEIGYSTSLSDIDFGDNLLTGQIPASIWNLCDRLVSLRVHGNSFSGNVPEPALPNSSSCKSLQFLDLGDNRFSGEFPEFVTKFGGLKQLDLGNNMFVGSIPQSLVGLKLEKLNLSHNNFSGVLPVFGQNKFGVDVFEGNSPDLCGPPLRSCTRNSALSSGAVAGIVISLMTSAVVLASLLIGYMQNKKRKGSGESEDELNDEEEDDENGGGGGAGDGDGGEGKLMIFSGGENLTLDDVLNATGQVMEKTCYGTAYKAKLADGSTIALRLLREGSCKDRNSCLPVIKQLGKIRHENLIPLRAFYQGKRGEKLLIYDYFPLRTLHELLHETKAGKPVLNWARRHKIALGIARGLAYLHTGLDVPITHANVRSKNVLVDDFFVARVTDFGLDKLMVPSIADEMVALARADGYKAPELQKMKKCNSRTDVYAFGILLLEILIGKKPGKNGRNGEFVDLPAMVKVAVLEETTMEVFDVELLKGIRSPMEDGMVQALKLAMGCCAPVAAVRPSMEEVVRQLEENRPRNRSALYSPTETRSGSVTPF, translated from the exons ATGGCGGTTCTGAACGCTTtctctctttccttcttcttcttggttTTCGTCACTTTTGTTGTTTCCATTTCCAGTGAGCCTCTTCCCCAACCTGTGGTTTCTTCCACTGATGTTGAACTCCTATTGTTCAAAATCAAGTCTTCACTCCAGGGAAACACCAATGGAGAAGAAAACCTTGTCTTATCTTCATGGAACTCTTCAGTTCCACTATGTCAATGGAGAGGTCTCAAATGGATCTTCTCCAGCGGCACACCTTTGTCATGCACTGATCTCTCATCACCACAATGGACCAATCTCTCACTCCACAAAGACCCTTCTCTTCACTTACAATCCCTTCAGCTTCCTTCTGCAAATCTCTCTGGTTCTCTCCCCAGAGAGCTTGGTGAGTTTCCATTGCTTCAAAGCCTCTACCTTAACATTAACTCCTTGAAAGGAACGGTTCCTCTTGAAATTGGTTACAGTACCTCATTATCTGACATTGATTTTGGTGATAATCTTTTGACTGGGCAGATTCCTGCTTCAATTTGGAATCTTTGTGATAGACTTGTTTCTCTTAGGGTTCATGGAAACTCCTTCTCTGGGAATGTTCCAGAACCTGCATTGcctaactcttcttcttgtaagaGTCTTCAGTTTCTTGATTTGGGTGATAACAGATTCTCTGGGGAGTTTCCTGAGTTTGTTACTAAGTTTGGTGGGTTGAAGCAGCTTGATTTAGGGAACAATATGTTTGTTGGTTCAATTCCTCAGAGCTTAGTTGGGCTAAAGCTTGAAAAATTGAACCTTTCTCATAATAACTTCAGCGGGGTTTTGCCAGTTTTTGGGCAGAACAAATTTGGGGTTGATGTGTTTGAAGGGAATAGTCCTGACTTGTGTGGACCACCTTTGAGAAGTTGCACCAGGAACTCTGCACTGAGTTCTGGTGCAGTTGCTGGCATAGTTATTAGTCTTATGACTAGTGCAGTTGTTTTGGcttctttgttgattggttataTGCAGAACAAGAAGAGGAAGGGTAGCGGAGAGAGTGAAGATGAGTTGAATGACGAAGAGGAAGATGATGagaatggtggtggtggtggggctGGTGATGGTGATGGGGGGGAAGGGAAGCTTATGATATTCAGCGGCGGCGAGAATTTGACATTGGATGATGTGTTGAATGCAACTGGACAAGTCATGGAGAAGACATGTTATGGGACTGCTTATAAGGCGAAGCTTGCTGATGGGAGCACCATTGCTTTGAGGTTGTTGAGGGAAGGTAGCTGCAAGGATAGGAACTCATGCTTGCCGGTTATAAAGCAGTTGGGCAAGATTCGACATGAGAACTTGATTCCTTTGA GCTCCTTATTTATGACTATTTTCCTCTTAGAACCCTTCATGAGCTTCTTCATG aaactaaagcaggaaaaccaGTGCTTAACTGGGCTAGGCGACACAAGATCGCATTGGGAATAGCGAGAGGGCTGGCCTATCTTCATACAGGACTTGATGTACCGATCACTCATGCGAATGTAAGATCCAAAAATGTGCTAGTGGACGACTTCTTTGTTGCGAGGGTCACTGACTTTGGCCTTGATAAGCTGATGGTTCCTTCCATAGCCGACGAAATGGTAGCACTTGCTCGGGCAGACGGCTACAAGGCTCCGGAACTTCAAAAAATGAAGAAATGCAATTCCAGGACTGATGTTTATGCATTTGGTATACTGCTGCTGGAGATTTTGATTGGGAAGAAGCCAGGGAAAAACGGAAGAAACGGAGAGTTTGTTGACTTGCCTGCGATGGTGAAAGTGGCGGTTTTGGAAGAGACAACAATGGAAGTGTTCGATGTGGAGCTCTTGAAAGGAATAAGAAGTCCAATGGAAGATGGCATGGTGCAGGCACTGAAGCTGGCGATGGGATGCTGCGCACCGGTGGCGGCAGTTAGGCCGAGCATGGAAGAAGTTGTGAGGCAGTTGGAGGAGAACAGACCAAGGAACAGGTCTGCATTGTACAGCCCTACAGAAACAAGAAGTGGAAGTGTTACCCCGTTTTGA